The Fructilactobacillus ixorae genome has a window encoding:
- a CDS encoding GNAT family N-acetyltransferase, which translates to MFQVQQLQELDSVTVYQILRARSQVFVEEQKIDYCDPDDQDLTAWHLFEKADDGEVIAYARVFRDGDHVTFGRVLTSAAVRGTGKGRELLTAILEFCHARFAGLPITINAQLQAVGYYETQGFVVDGTPFLEVEVPHVRMRYRGER; encoded by the coding sequence ATGTTTCAAGTTCAGCAGCTTCAGGAACTGGATTCAGTTACCGTATACCAAATTTTGCGGGCCCGGTCACAGGTCTTTGTGGAGGAACAAAAAATTGATTACTGTGATCCGGACGACCAAGATTTAACGGCTTGGCATCTGTTTGAAAAAGCGGATGACGGTGAGGTGATCGCCTATGCACGAGTATTTCGGGATGGAGACCACGTGACCTTTGGACGGGTACTTACAAGTGCGGCGGTGCGGGGCACCGGGAAAGGTCGTGAACTACTGACCGCCATTTTGGAATTCTGTCATGCTCGCTTTGCTGGCTTACCGATTACGATTAACGCCCAACTGCAAGCAGTTGGTTACTACGAAACCCAGGGATTTGTGGTTGATGGTACGCCGTTTTTGGAAGTTGAGGTTCCGCATGTGCGGATGAGGTATCGGGGAGAGCGTTAG